A genomic window from Anthonomus grandis grandis chromosome 4, icAntGran1.3, whole genome shotgun sequence includes:
- the LOC126735019 gene encoding tRNA-specific adenosine deaminase 2 gives MELTKKEEEFMEKAFDYAKQALANQEVPVGCIFVLDNDILAVGRNEVNETKNATRHAEMVCIDQIVDKGNSRDIFRKIDVFVTVEPCIMCAAALYNLKVHSVTFGCKNDRFGGSTVCNVADILKPVTVVKGGYRADEAMQLLKEFYKGQNPNAPESKVKKKKE, from the coding sequence TGGAGAAGGCCTTTGATTATGCGAAACAGGCCTTAGCGAACCAAGAAGTGCCGGTCGGTTGTATTTTCGTACTTGACAATGATATTCTCGCGGTGGGACGTAATGAAGTGAACGAAACAAAAAACGCAACAAGACACGCGGAAATGGTTTGTATCGATCAAATTGTAGATAAGGGAAATTCGCGAGACATTTTTCGGAAAATTGACGTTTTTGTTACGGTAGAACCGTGTATAATGTGCGCGGCCGCTCTGTACAATTTGAAAGTGCACAGTGTGACTTTCGGGTGTAAAAACGACCGGTTTGGGGGCAGCACGGTGTGTAACGTTGCTGACATTTTAAAACCCGTAACAGTGGTTAAAGGGGGTTATAGGGCAGATGAAGCTATGCAGCTTTTAAAGGAGTTTTATAAGGGGCAGAACCCTAATGCTCCCGAgagtaaagtaaaaaaaaaaaaggaatga